The Selenomonadales bacterium genome includes the window TTGAATCACGGCGATGTCCCCCTTTCCTGTCCGACAGGGCTTATTCTGCCTTCTTTACAATCTCGACCACGCGCCAGCACTTTTCCTTGCTGAGCGGGCGAGTCTCCATAATGCGCACGGTATCGCCTAAACGCGCCACATTATCCTCATTATGCGCCTTAAACTTCTTGGTCTGCTTGACGATGCGCCCGTACAGCGGGTGTTGCACCATCGACTCGATAGCGACAACGACGGTCTTTTCCATCTTATCACTGACGACTACGCCTTGACGGACCTTGCGCAGGTTTCTCTCTTCCACAGTGAGACCTCCTTCCTAACCCTAGCCGATGTTGCGTTCGCGCTCGTGCAAGATGGTCTTCACGCGAGCGATAGTCTTACGAACTTCTTTAATCCGCATGGGGTTCTCAAGTTGGCCCGTTACGAGGCGGAAACGGAGATTAAACAACTCGCCCTTTAGATCGTCAATCTTCTGCATGAGCTCAGCATCGTTCATGTCGCGCATGTCTTTAACCTTCATTGGCATCACCATCCACTTTCGCGCGTGTCACAAACTTAGTTCTAATGGGAAGCTTATGTCCCGCCAAACGCAGTGCCTCGCGAGCTGACGTTTCGTCGACGCCTGCTATTTCGAACATAATGCGGCCAGGCTTCACTACCGCGACCCAGTACTCCGGTGAACCTTTCCCGGCACCCATACGCGTCTCCGCCGGTTTTTGCGTAACGGGCTTGTGCGGGAAAATGCGAATCCAGACTTGGCCGCCGCGCTTGATGTACCTAGTCATCGCGATACGCGCCGCTTCAATTTGACGGCTCGTAATCCAGGCAGCTTCGAGAGCCTCTAGGCCGTACTCGCCATGAGCGATAAAACCGCCGCCCTTGGTACGCCCCTTCATTTTCCCTCTGTGCATCTTGCGGTACTTTACCCTGCTGGGCATCAACATGGTTTACTCGCCTCCCTCTGCCGCCGCCTTCGTCGGCTTAGGTAGAATTTCGCCCTTGTAAATCCAGACCTTAATGCCAATCTGCCCGTAGGCAGTGTGCGCCGTGGCTACGCCGTAATCGATGTCGGCCCTGAGCGTGTGCAAAGGAATTGTGCCTTCGCGCGCCCATTCGCGGCGTGCAATTTCCGCGCCGTTTAGGCGTCCGCCGATAGCAACTCTAATGCCCTTGGCACCTAAGCGCATGGTGCGGCCCATCACTTGACGCATGGCGCGGCGATAGGCAATGCGCTTCTCAATCTGCGCGGCGACATTCTCGGCCACTAGCTGGGCGTTTAGTTCGGGCGTCTTAATCTCGATGATGTTGACATAGACTTGCTTCTTGGTGAGGATTTCGAGCGCCTTGCGCAGCTCCTCCACACCGGCACCGCCGCGGCCGATTACCATACCGGGTTTAGCAGTGTGAATAAACACGCGCACAATCGCTCCGGTACGCTGGATCACAACTTGGCCTACGCCAGTTGCGAACAACTTATCTTTGATGTAGCGGCGAACCTTGAAGTCTTCAAGCAGAAGGTCGGAGTAGTTCTTCTCAGCGTACCACTTCGAATCCCAGTCTCTGATAACGCCAATGCGAAATCCCTTGGGATGAACTTTTTGTCCCACGTAGCTCTCCCTCCTACCTTTCTTTTACCACAACGGTAATGTGGCACGAACGCTTCAAAATGGGGTAAATGCGACCCTGCGCGCGTGGATGCCAACGCTTTAGCGTGGGACCGGCGTCCACGAATGCCTCTGAGACATACAGCTTCTCCGGGTCTAGCTGATAGTTGTGTTCAGCGTTAGCAGCTGCTGACTTCATAACCTTAAGGATTACTTCGGCAGCTACTTTAGGTGTAAACTTAAGAATATTGGTGGCCTCCCCCACATTCTTGCCGCGGACGAGGTCAATGACAACTCGCGCTTTGCGCGGCGCGATGCGCACGTTGCGGGCAACCGCTTTCGCTTGCATGTCTATCCCCTCCTACTTCAATGCTGTGGTGCGTTCGGTGTGGCCGCCATGCCCGCGGAAAGTACGGGTGGGGCTAAATTCCCCAAGCTTGTGCCCTACCATTTCTTCGCTGACGTACACCGGCACGTGTTTGCGCCCATCGTAAACCGCAATGGTATGACCAACCATGTCCGGGAAAATCGTCGAAGCGCGAGACCAAGTCTTAAGCACTTTCTTCTCGCCTTTGGCGTTCATCTGTCTAATCCTAGCAAGCAGTCTTTCCTGTACAAAGGGGCCCTTCTTTACGGAACGAGACATTTTGTGGCCTCCCTTCTCTAAGACTTACGGCGACGCACGATGTACTTGTCGCTGTGCTTCTTCTTCTGGCGTGTCTTGTGGCCTAAAGTCGGTACCCCCCAAGGAGTAAGCGGGCTCTTGCGGCCAATCGGGGCACGGCCCTCGCCACCGCCGTGCGGATGGTCGACCGGGTTCATTACTACGCCACGCACCGTCGGACGACGCCTGAGCCAACGTGAGCGGCCGGCCTTGCCGATAGAGACGTTCTCATACTCGAGGTTGCCTACTTGACCGATAGTCGCCTTGCAGTCAATGTGGACCAAACGATCCTCGCTTGACGGCAGCCTCACTAGTGCGTAGGCGCCTTCTTTAGCCATAAGTTGTGCCGATGCACCGGCTGAGCGAACCATTTGCGCGCCTTTGCCTGGCTTTAGCTCGATGTTATGCACCACAGTGCCCACCGGGATGCTCCTAAGCGGCAGGGTATTTCCTACGACAATGTCAGCCTGTGCACCGGAAACCACTTTGGCTCCGACTTTGAGGCCTTGCGGCGCAAGAATATAACGTTTTTCGCCATCCGCATAGTTAAGCAGCGCGATGTAAGCGGTGCGGTTTGGGTCATACTCGATGGTGGCTACGGTTGCCGGGATGCCGTCCTTATCGCGCTTAAAGTCGATAATGCGGTACTTGCGCTTGTGGCCGCCGCCCTGATGACGAACCGTAATGCGCCCCTGATTGTTGCGCCCCGCCTTGTTAGTCAGCGGCGCGAGCAGAGAACGCTCCGGCGTAGTCGTGGTAATCTCCGCAAAACTCTCCACGGTCATAAAACGCCGACCGGGTGAAGTAGGCTTAAACTTCTTCATAGCCATTTGTGTGTCCCTCCTTTGTCGCGAGTCGCTTGTCGCTTGTCGCTAGTCGCTTGGGGAATTGTTAATCATGGGGGCCGCCGGCCGCCAGCCTCCAGCCTCCAGCAGTGAGCTGTGAGCTGTGAGCTGTGAGCTGTGAGCTAGGGCGGGGTGGAAAGGTTAAAGGTTAAAGGGAAACCGGGCACCGCCGCGATACCACTCTACTGGGCACTAGGCACTAGGCACTGGGCACTCCTTCACCAGGAGCCAGGAGCCAGGAGCCAGCAGCCCCCGTTCCCACGAAGTGCAAAGTGCGAAGTGCCAAGTGCGCGTGCGCCTCGTCCCTCGGCGCTAGACCGAGTCAAAAATCGGTATGGGCTTTGACTTGGGCGTGAGCGTGACGATGGCCTTTTTCCAATCGGAACGATAGCCGCTGTGGACGCCGTGGCGCTTAAACTTCCCTGCTACGCGCATGGTGTTGACAGCTTCGACTTCTACCTTAAACAGGTGTTCGACTGCCTGCCGAATCTCGGTTTTGTTGGCACGCAGGTCTACGGCAAAGACGTATTTGCGCATTTCCTGTAGATCTGTGCTGCGCTCACTGATTACAGGCCGCTTGATGATATCTCTGGGGTCCCGCATTACACGAGCACCTCCTGTACCTTTTCTACTGCGGCTTGAGTCATAACCAGCTTGCCGCAATTGAGCACGTCGTACACGTTGACGCCCGCCGCCGCTTCGACCAAGACGCCGGGAATGTTGCGTCCTGACTTTGCGATTGTTTCATTGAACTCCGGCAGGACTACAA containing:
- the rpsQ gene encoding 30S ribosomal protein S17, which encodes MEERNLRKVRQGVVVSDKMEKTVVVAIESMVQHPLYGRIVKQTKKFKAHNEDNVARLGDTVRIMETRPLSKEKCWRVVEIVKKAE
- the rpsC gene encoding 30S ribosomal protein S3, producing the protein MGQKVHPKGFRIGVIRDWDSKWYAEKNYSDLLLEDFKVRRYIKDKLFATGVGQVVIQRTGAIVRVFIHTAKPGMVIGRGGAGVEELRKALEILTKKQVYVNIIEIKTPELNAQLVAENVAAQIEKRIAYRRAMRQVMGRTMRLGAKGIRVAIGGRLNGAEIARREWAREGTIPLHTLRADIDYGVATAHTAYGQIGIKVWIYKGEILPKPTKAAAEGGE
- the rplV gene encoding 50S ribosomal protein L22; protein product: MQAKAVARNVRIAPRKARVVIDLVRGKNVGEATNILKFTPKVAAEVILKVMKSAAANAEHNYQLDPEKLYVSEAFVDAGPTLKRWHPRAQGRIYPILKRSCHITVVVKER
- the rplW gene encoding 50S ribosomal protein L23; its protein translation is MRDPRDIIKRPVISERSTDLQEMRKYVFAVDLRANKTEIRQAVEHLFKVEVEAVNTMRVAGKFKRHGVHSGYRSDWKKAIVTLTPKSKPIPIFDSV
- the rplP gene encoding 50S ribosomal protein L16, which codes for MLMPSRVKYRKMHRGKMKGRTKGGGFIAHGEYGLEALEAAWITSRQIEAARIAMTRYIKRGGQVWIRIFPHKPVTQKPAETRMGAGKGSPEYWVAVVKPGRIMFEIAGVDETSAREALRLAGHKLPIRTKFVTRAKVDGDANEG
- the rpmC gene encoding 50S ribosomal protein L29; amino-acid sequence: MKVKDMRDMNDAELMQKIDDLKGELFNLRFRLVTGQLENPMRIKEVRKTIARVKTILHERERNIG
- the rplB gene encoding 50S ribosomal protein L2 — protein: MAMKKFKPTSPGRRFMTVESFAEITTTTPERSLLAPLTNKAGRNNQGRITVRHQGGGHKRKYRIIDFKRDKDGIPATVATIEYDPNRTAYIALLNYADGEKRYILAPQGLKVGAKVVSGAQADIVVGNTLPLRSIPVGTVVHNIELKPGKGAQMVRSAGASAQLMAKEGAYALVRLPSSEDRLVHIDCKATIGQVGNLEYENVSIGKAGRSRWLRRRPTVRGVVMNPVDHPHGGGEGRAPIGRKSPLTPWGVPTLGHKTRQKKKHSDKYIVRRRKS
- the rpsS gene encoding 30S ribosomal protein S19; the encoded protein is MSRSVKKGPFVQERLLARIRQMNAKGEKKVLKTWSRASTIFPDMVGHTIAVYDGRKHVPVYVSEEMVGHKLGEFSPTRTFRGHGGHTERTTALK